A stretch of Arachis hypogaea cultivar Tifrunner chromosome 15, arahy.Tifrunner.gnm2.J5K5, whole genome shotgun sequence DNA encodes these proteins:
- the LOC112750311 gene encoding 2-hydroxy-palmitic acid dioxygenase mpo1: MGKIGLFNLEDQFAFYGAYHNNPVNIAIHEFFVWPIFFTALVILYFIPPFFNLPNLEFSLWQSHVVLVWNVGFIVALIYAAYYVILDPKAGSLGALLCALCWVVSSFVARPLGFSLAWKVVLVAQVVCWTAQFIGHGVFEKRAPALFDNLAQALVMAPFFVLLEALQTLFGYEPYPGFQASVQAKIEANIKEWKEKHHKLIMS, encoded by the exons ATGGGAAAGATTGGATTATTCAATCTTGAAGACCAGTTTGCTTTCTATGGAGCATACCATAACAACCCAGTTAACATAGCAATCCACGAGTTCTTTGTTTGGCCAATATTCTTCACAGCACTTGTCATTCTCTACTTCATCCCCCCCTTCTTCAATCTCCCAAACCTTGAGTTTTCTCTATGGCAGAGCCATGTGGTTTTGGTTTGGAATGTAGGCTTCATTGTTGCTCTGATCTACGCTGCTTATTATGTAATCTTGGATCCTAAAGCTGGTTCCTTGGGTGCTTTGCTTTGTGCTCTGTGTTGGGTTGTTAGCAGTTTTGTTGCAAGACCACTTGGCTTCTCTCTGGCTTGGAAG GTTGTCCTGGTGGCTCAGGTTGTATGTTGGACGGCGCAGTTCATTGGCCATGGAGTATTTGAG AAACGGGCACCTGCTCTTTTTGATAACCTCGCTCAGGCCCTTGTAATGGCTCCTTTCTTTGTGTTGCTGGAG GCTCTCCAAACTTTATTTGGTTATGAACCGTACCCTGGATTTCAAGCAAGTGTGCAAGCAAAAATAGAAGCTAACATCAAAGAATGGAAAGAAAAACATCATAAACTAATAATGTCTTAG